The genomic stretch GCGAGAAGTAACACCCGCGCGAAAGGCCGGTCTTCCAGTTGTGGGGGCCGGCCTTTGCCATGCCCGGCGCTAGTATTGTCCAATGCTGAAACCCGCTGCGCCCTCCCTTGACCTGCTGGAATCACTCATGGCTGCGGCCTGGCCCGCCCTGGAAAGTTCGACGGCGGATGGCTGGGTTCTGCGGTCGGCCGGCGGGGTCACCCAGCGCGCCAACTCGGTCTGGCCCGCCGAACCCGCCAGTGACGAATTGGCTGCCCTGCGGTCTGCCGAGAACTGGTACGCAGGGCGGCGCCAGCCGGTCATCTTCCAGCTGACCCGCCGGGAGGAAAATGCGCCGCTGGAGGCCCTTTTGGACACGCAGGGCTATTCACAACAGTCCGAAACCATCGTCATGACCTCGCCGGTCCCGCCCGCAGCGCCCGTCCCTGGCGCGGCTGCCCCGGAAGGTGCCGCAATCCGCGTGGAGGTGGCGGGGACGCCGTCGGAGGAGTGGCTCGAGCTGTGGTGGCGGGTTGACGGGCGTGGCGGGGCGGCCGAGAAGCAGACTGCGCGAAGGATCCTGCTGGGTGCCTCATCCCTGTATGCAACGGCGCGCAGCAGTGAAGGTGTAGCCGTGGGCACGGGCCGGCTGACGTTGGTGGATGGCTGGGCCGGCGTCTACGGCATGGCCACGCACCCCGACTTCCGGCGCCAGGGCGTGGCATCGGCTGTGCTGGCCGAACTGCTGGGCCAGGCCTTCGCCGCGGATGTTGCCGGACTGTGGCTCATGGTGACCGCCGCCAACGCGGGTGCCCAGGCGCTGTACGAACATGCAGGATTTGCAGAGGCCGCCCGCTACCACTACCGCCAGGCCCCGCTGCGACGGGCGTTCGGAGCCTGCTGACCGCCCATCCCCATCCCCGACGCCGCATCACATCGGGCGCGGTTTCCCCCGATCCCGCATCACATAATCCCCATTTTCCGCCGATGCCGCATCACATCGGCGGCGGTGGCCAATGCGGGAGATTATCTGAGAAGAGGCCAGACCGATGCCGGACTGCCATGGCGGACAAGTCAGATGCAAGGCACTGGTGGGAAGTCCAGCCCGATGCGGGGCGAGTCACGCTGCAGCGGTCCTGCATCAAGCCTGCCAGCGGGCACCTGGCCTGCCAGCATCCATGGCAGATGCGGCGTTCGTGAAAACAGCCACTTATCTGATGCCGCGTTCGGGAAAACAGCGACTTATCTGATGCCGCGTCCGGGAGGGACAGCGGTCAGGGGCCGGCCGGGTCGGTGATCCTCACCCGGACGGCGCAGAAGTCCGCGGCAGCCTTCTCCAGCACGGCCATCTTGGGGTCGGGCACGGCCAGCGGGTCCAGCCGCGGCTGGACCCGAACGGAACGCAGCGCAGGCACCGCCAGCACCGCTTCAACCAGCAGTTTGTCTCCACCCGTGGCCAGGTATTCAAAGCCCTGCCCGGCAAAGACCTTCAGGGCCTCGGCGGCCGCCCGCTCCACCACTGCCGCGCCCGGATCCCCGCCGCGGGAGCGCGACGAGGCCGTCCCCACCTTGCTCGCCAGCAGCTTGCCGGCCGCAGCAACCCCGACCCCATAGCCGCCGCGGCGCACCAAAACCAGCCCGAACCGCCGCTCCTGCGAGGCGAGGGACACCAGCCGTTCCACCGGCCCGGCACCCCGGCCCGGCCGGCCGTCGTCGGGCCATGGCGGGGTGAGCAGCGCGGTGGCGCCGTCGCGCATGGCCAGCAGAACGCCGTCGTCTGTGTCAGTGGTGGAGGCCAGGCCGCGGTGGGAAGCGGCAAAGCGGGCCACCCAGCCGTCAAGGCGGGCGGCTGCGACAAACGCGGATCGGCTGGACGGGTTCTGGCTGGAGGGGTTCACGCTGCCAGCCTATCGGGCGGACGATGTCAGCCGGTGGCGATAGCCTAGGGGGGTGAGTGACCTTTTTAGCGCCCTGCACGGCGACGACGACACGGACGACGACGGCTCCCTCTCCTTTGGCGGGTCGACGGCGGAGGGTTCGCGCCCCCGCAGCCCGCTCGCCGTGC from Arthrobacter stackebrandtii encodes the following:
- a CDS encoding GNAT family N-acetyltransferase, which translates into the protein MLKPAAPSLDLLESLMAAAWPALESSTADGWVLRSAGGVTQRANSVWPAEPASDELAALRSAENWYAGRRQPVIFQLTRREENAPLEALLDTQGYSQQSETIVMTSPVPPAAPVPGAAAPEGAAIRVEVAGTPSEEWLELWWRVDGRGGAAEKQTARRILLGASSLYATARSSEGVAVGTGRLTLVDGWAGVYGMATHPDFRRQGVASAVLAELLGQAFAADVAGLWLMVTAANAGAQALYEHAGFAEAARYHYRQAPLRRAFGAC
- a CDS encoding Vms1/Ankzf1 family peptidyl-tRNA hydrolase, encoding MNPSSQNPSSRSAFVAAARLDGWVARFAASHRGLASTTDTDDGVLLAMRDGATALLTPPWPDDGRPGRGAGPVERLVSLASQERRFGLVLVRRGGYGVGVAAAGKLLASKVGTASSRSRGGDPGAAVVERAAAEALKVFAGQGFEYLATGGDKLLVEAVLAVPALRSVRVQPRLDPLAVPDPKMAVLEKAAADFCAVRVRITDPAGP